From the genome of Candidatus Thermoplasmatota archaeon:
TTAAATCGTTTACATTTGAACTTGAAACTGAAGCTCAAAGGATTTTGGCTAGGGGAGGTATCACCTCGGGTGAATTAAAAGATAAAAAACTTAAAATTGACATAAAAACGGGTGGGAGGACTCAGACTAAAGTTATACCTGTAAAGGACAAAGTTTATCCTGTTACCGTTATTCCTATGATTGCTAAAAGAGGTATCACCTCAAGGTTTAAAAAGGCTCCAATGAAGATAGAAGTATTTGACCCATCAATTCAGGCAGTAAATACTGCTACTTGTAGATTACTTGATAGCCAAAAGGATTCAATTAAAGTTGAAATATCAATAATTGGAGCTATATCTACTGCTTGGATTAGAGCTGATGGTGTCCTTTTATCCGAGACACAGCCAATGGGTATTTTTATAAAAAAAGAGCCAAGAGATGAGGCTATTAAAACTGGTAAAGAGACACCCGAAGTTCTTACCCTATTTGGAATACCATCAAATATCAAAATTGATAACGTAAGGGAGACAAAGTTCCTAAAACTGCTTGTTAAAGGAGAGTTTCTTGAGACTGACAGACAAAAGAGACGCGGTGATACTCTTGTAATTGAGATGGTAGGGCCAACCACAGGTAAAAGTATAAAAGAATGTTTAGGGCATACACCATTCATACAATCTAAAGATAAAAGGATAATTGAGTTAAGTCGTCAAATTGTAGGTA
Proteins encoded in this window:
- a CDS encoding transglutaminase-like domain-containing protein is translated as MSWAKDDVSNWYGMYVKGEKVGYTQIVTKSVDDGYEVYELTNIELSMMGVKRGLKSISQYKVTNNFELKSFTFELETEAQRILARGGITSGELKDKKLKIDIKTGGRTQTKVIPVKDKVYPVTVIPMIAKRGITSRFKKAPMKIEVFDPSIQAVNTATCRLLDSQKDSIKVEISIIGAISTAWIRADGVLLSETQPMGIFIKKEPRDEAIKTGKETPEVLTLFGIPSNIKIDNVRETKFLKLLVKGEFLETDRQKRRGDTLVIEMVGPTTGKSIKECLGHTPFIQSKDKRIIELSRQIVGRTRNSWGKVEKLVNWVSTNIRDMPTVTIPSALDVLETREGDCGEHSILFVALARACKIPAEVVVGLVYTEGGFYYHAWAKVWVGRWVEVDPTFGQSIADATHIALAEGELEEQAKIMELVDKIKIKVIEYH